From a region of the Candidatus Margulisiibacteriota bacterium genome:
- a CDS encoding SDR family oxidoreductase yields LDSNYFDDCEFEKRKTKFRQIVKDIRKVELADFQGIDAVVHLAGLSNDPIGELNPGITEVINLDASIKCAKLARQAGVRRFIFASSCSVYGIAEEGKAIDETGALNPVTAYAKSKIGTEQGVAPLADANFSPVFMRNATVYGASPLLRLDLVVNNLTAWGYTARKIKIMSDGSPWRPLIHIQDFSRAFIAALKAPKELVHKQVFNVGQNSENYQVKELADAVKKIIPGCSVEYTGEHGADTRTYKVDFTKINTVLKDYFKPTWNVLKGVEELYAAYQRNNLDLKAFEGEKFIRLKHLALLQKEGLLDKDFYWVK; encoded by the coding sequence CCTCGACTCGAATTATTTTGACGATTGCGAGTTTGAAAAAAGAAAAACAAAGTTTAGGCAGATCGTCAAAGATATCCGCAAGGTTGAATTGGCCGACTTTCAGGGAATTGACGCTGTTGTTCACCTGGCTGGTCTTTCCAACGACCCGATCGGTGAATTGAACCCGGGGATCACCGAGGTCATTAATTTGGACGCTTCGATCAAATGCGCCAAACTGGCCAGGCAGGCTGGGGTCAGGCGGTTCATTTTTGCCTCTTCCTGTAGTGTTTACGGGATCGCGGAAGAGGGGAAGGCGATCGACGAGACCGGGGCGCTCAATCCGGTGACCGCTTACGCCAAATCGAAGATCGGGACCGAGCAAGGGGTCGCGCCGCTGGCTGATGCCAATTTCTCTCCGGTCTTTATGCGCAATGCCACGGTTTACGGGGCTTCCCCCCTTCTCCGCCTCGATCTGGTCGTCAACAATCTGACCGCCTGGGGTTACACCGCCAGGAAAATCAAGATCATGAGCGACGGCTCCCCCTGGCGGCCGCTGATCCATATCCAGGATTTCAGCCGCGCCTTTATTGCCGCCCTGAAAGCCCCTAAAGAGCTGGTCCATAAACAGGTTTTCAACGTCGGCCAGAATAGCGAAAATTATCAGGTCAAAGAGCTGGCTGACGCGGTCAAAAAGATCATTCCTGGTTGCAGCGTCGAATATACCGGCGAGCACGGGGCCGATACCCGGACCTATAAAGTCGATTTCACCAAGATCAATACCGTTTTGAAAGATTACTTCAAGCCGACCTGGAACGTTTTGAAAGGGGTTGAAGAGCTGTATGCCGCTTACCAGCGGAACAACCTTGACCTTAAAGCTTTTGAAGGGGAGAAGTTTATCCGGCTCAAGCACCTGGCCCTGTTGCAGAAAGAAGGCTTGCTCGATAAAGATTTCTATTGGGTTAAATGA
- a CDS encoding dTDP-4-dehydrorhamnose 3,5-epimerase family protein, producing the protein MIEGVKIIPLKKIPDERGMIMHMLRTTDPHFEKFGEVYFSVAYPGVIKGWHLHTKQTQFYAVIQGMIKLVMYDERKDSKTYGELMEIFTGEDNYQLVRIPVGVVNGYKTIGVKPAIVANCATEPHEANEMLRYDPLKCHIKYDWSLVHR; encoded by the coding sequence ATGATCGAAGGAGTTAAAATTATTCCGTTGAAAAAGATTCCGGACGAGCGGGGGATGATCATGCACATGCTCCGGACGACTGATCCGCACTTCGAGAAATTCGGCGAAGTTTATTTTTCCGTCGCTTATCCCGGGGTGATAAAGGGCTGGCATCTCCACACCAAACAGACCCAGTTTTACGCCGTCATCCAGGGGATGATCAAGCTGGTGATGTACGATGAACGGAAAGATTCCAAGACCTACGGGGAACTGATGGAGATCTTTACCGGTGAGGACAACTACCAGCTGGTCCGGATCCCGGTCGGCGTGGTCAACGGCTACAAAACGATTGGCGTGAAGCCGGCGATCGTCGCCAATTGCGCGACCGAGCCGCATGAAGCGAACGAAATGCTCCGCTACGATCCGCTCAAGTGCCACATTAAATACGACTGGAGCCTGGTCCACCGATGA
- a CDS encoding NAD(P)-dependent oxidoreductase: protein MKKKVLITGGKGMLATALEAYYLAAGADVKAPTHAELDVLDRTAVAEAVAAFKPAYVFYTACLHVDASENDPESAYKLNSWASAQMAMACAKQKSELVYISSCGYFGDEVKPYSEYDPVVLKTVYARSKYEGEVLAMRENPKTYAIRPGWLFGGSVKHKKNFVYQRYLEAQKTPVLKSAGDKFGTPTLVDDLVAKIDEIIKTEVVGLYHVTNSGGGSRADYVKKIVESCGLKTAVEAVDSSAFPRKANVPNCEILHNWNLKYLGLKSLPSWEEAIDRYVGAMFKELGK, encoded by the coding sequence ATGAAGAAAAAAGTTTTGATAACCGGGGGAAAGGGGATGCTGGCGACCGCGCTTGAGGCTTATTATCTGGCGGCCGGGGCCGATGTCAAAGCGCCGACCCACGCCGAGCTCGATGTTCTGGATAGGACGGCGGTGGCGGAGGCGGTTGCCGCCTTTAAGCCTGCTTACGTTTTTTATACCGCCTGTCTTCATGTTGACGCCAGCGAGAACGATCCGGAGTCGGCTTATAAATTGAACAGTTGGGCCTCGGCTCAAATGGCCATGGCCTGTGCCAAACAAAAATCGGAGCTGGTCTACATCAGCTCCTGCGGTTATTTCGGCGACGAGGTCAAACCATATTCCGAATATGATCCGGTCGTTTTGAAGACCGTTTACGCCCGATCAAAGTATGAAGGGGAAGTCCTTGCTATGCGGGAGAATCCAAAAACCTATGCTATTCGTCCCGGCTGGCTTTTTGGCGGGAGTGTCAAGCATAAGAAAAATTTCGTCTACCAGCGCTATCTGGAAGCGCAAAAGACCCCGGTTTTGAAATCAGCCGGAGATAAGTTCGGGACACCGACCCTGGTCGACGACCTGGTGGCAAAGATTGACGAGATAATTAAAACTGAAGTAGTTGGACTTTACCACGTGACCAATTCCGGCGGCGGGAGCCGGGCCGATTATGTCAAAAAGATCGTTGAAAGCTGCGGCCTGAAGACAGCGGTTGAAGCGGTCGACTCCAGCGCTTTCCCGCGGAAAGCGAATGTTCCTAATTGCGAGATCCTCCATAATTGGAACCTTAAATATTTGGGGTTGAAGTCCCTCCCTTCCTGGGAAGAGGCGATCGACCGATACGTTGGGGCCATGTTCAAGGAACTTGGAAAATGA